DNA sequence from the Lycium barbarum isolate Lr01 chromosome 5, ASM1917538v2, whole genome shotgun sequence genome:
TTCAGTTGTAAAGGCAATAATGAAATAACCTAGAATTTTAATGTTATTTGTAGAATTGCTTTTTCCTATCCATTTCCAATTCTCATTAAATAACCATAGGATGGAAGATCTACTTTTGCTCTCATGTTTTCGGATAAGGGCAATCTTTCAAGCTTCTCAAATGTCAGAATATAATAAACATTCATTAATgaaatcttcttcttttttaccGTTTCGAGCAACCGAAAGCATTTGCCtgaaatcacctccaaaacgtaTATTTGTATCCATGAGGTCTTTCAAGAGTAAATTAAAAGcatcaattaattttttttgccaTTGATCCTTTCGATTAATTTTGCATCTCTCATTGAGCATGCTAGTGCGCTTTGTTTGTTAATATTGTGTTACATCTCGTAGCTTTATACATTGAGATTCGTCATATGTTAGTTGTCATAGTCTTGGACACCGGAGTTGTTTCTAAGATGATACGAGGTTGGACATGCCTATCTTATATTTATAAGGGTgtaagttcatgtttggtaagttacagaaggattagagaataaggGAATTCAAGCAGAAAGATTGTTAAAAGTTGATTTTGGAAAatataaaatacggaccgtatgttataagatatggtccgtattctgtgatacggaccgtatttaaggatttGGAAATTTCTAGAGAAGGCAGTTTGGGAGGTGGagaaatacagtccgtataattttatatggccagtattacggaccgtatttttatGGCGGTGGATTTTTCTAATTTTATATATTAAGACCTCCCTTCATTCTTAAGTCATTTTAATCCCAACCCAAGTTCATATATGCTCTAGAAACCTCTCCTGTTATATTCAATCACTTCCCCAACCataaaatcaaagatcaaagtgagaATCAAGTGCCTAAGATTTTTAAAGTATTGTTGAAACTTGTCTCTTCTTCTTGTAGAAGCTTTGAAGAATATTTCAAGgtgaagtgatcttggaattgaagtgttcttgagttcttaaggaaagatttcatcttatttccatgtttatgagtttatgtggTAATTAtgctgttacatcccgtattttgaacgtcggattatttgtaagatgGGGTgaggcccacacgtcaagattttttttggaacatgtgacaagtcatatgaatcacatatgtgaagttaaacacaactcaagaaggacccttgggccaaatcaaagtggaagccctccaaacgaatatttttaagaaaacgttttcgggtgatctgacttctaggggcaaaaacggtattataagtttggaatttggaaaaataccaagaaatagaggttgtagataattgaattagctttccaaccataggtcgtgggttcccaggtgacgtcggtacaaggagatatggacgttttaaggtcgaaaggtcagtgggctaggctcaactcgggaccaaccgggttggcccaaaaaaaaaatgaagagaaaaattaggcccaaaagaggggtggccggccatacaatggcccaagcccatggattctaattaatttccatgtgataattaaataaaaggggtcatttagttgtcttgaaacatatagaagtttcaagaacactagaagaggagaaaaacaaaaaaatgaagagCAAAGGAGACATGGCATAAGGCCATGCTCTCCAATTTTTGTCCCTTTGAAATcttctcccaaaaattattttcttgtggtattcctactaattcaagggtcctttacaacttggtgtaattattttggaagaaagagcacttgtttcttcaagttgacaacttggtcaagtgaagaagattgtagaaaaaggtaagaattaattcctttttattatgttatgaaggttggtttatgttgtagtatgtagaaatgagtagaatttatggaaatatggaagtttacaaaatGGGTTTGCATGTGTACATGTGTATGTAAGGTTGTATgaataagatgagttgaattttatgttgtattctagttgtagttgtggtggaccttatattggaaatggaagaaaatggttcaagttggcatggaaaattattggaaatagttataggaaattatgtgattttattgaagtttttatgtaattatggaagtggagttttaaatgtgaattattatgttagttggtgaatttggaaggataatagtccatattggcatgaaagattggttgttaagtggttatgagaagttttgtgattttatggtagatttatgtaattatgaaaatgaaattgttaaggtgcaaattatgattatggttgatgaaattggaagatggaaatatgttatgaatatgtagattgaagattagaagttttggatggattatggttttggtggaaagtttgtatattttgtatatcttgtgaatattttgtagaaatgatatgaaatgcttccgaattatattgtaatgatcttgattagtaatggatgtaaaaacattgagattggtttggaaatgtgaagttggaatgaaagctattgcattatgttggaaagaagactagttgtgttatattgtgttttgtagtcatggttgttgtcattgtgttgatagtttggccgggttgaattcccggattgttgttgataaaaaaattggctaagttgaattttggggatggtgtatttataggggagatgctgcccaaatttttgtagacaagtattggttaagattgaaatcttaaagccttacaattaacatttggtaattgtgaccaaattgtagatttggcgaacttgaaacttgattttggagacgtgtatgaagcggaaaaggtatgtaaggcttcacccttccttctatggcatgtcttagacgtaataagttggatacaagcctcggggacaattctattctccggaatccgcacccaaagtttcccctttttcattcagtagaattgaattaaatattgtatgaaatgttgaaaaattgcctaaacatctagaacttgcacaaataggacccgactaccctaaaaccctcacaagtaacgccatgacatgtaacatatgcaaatcgtatacgctacctcattcggcccgaggtgggcccgttgctcccggatttttccttatagttctatttgacttacttgaggttgaatccaaaggaaacctttgatcctgatttcgttaccaaatgacaagtactataattactctaacgagaatatttctatgacgataatgataacgacgatgttagaaaagagaatatgcctatgacaAATACGACCataatgattccatgactaagatttttaaactaaggattcaatgtgaacaTGAGGGcgataaactagttcttgaaccttatttctatttcttagctatgacactattttctaaggatttcaaGGCCTATGAATTaacgtctatgatgcccatgatttcgTTCTATGTTTACTTTTAatactattttccgttgatagtctcaccttaaaatactcatcCCTTCAAGGTGAAACAAAGCGATCACGATTAGTCCATAATGTCAATCGGAGGTCatcgatcttacgtcactccgatggatatatgatttcctttgggctctcctgcatgtttatatgacacatgtatatgagatatatatatatatatatataagatatgtatatgaacctgggatggggggaagggatacatgggggaatgggaagggaaacatgtttcattgccacctggtcagctggcttatcatcccggacgcgagatgcccggacgcgggatatatgggcgagctgacgtatttcggcgctatgtgggcgagccgacattgttcggtgctatgatatgacatgatatgctatgatatgacacgacatgatatgtcatgatatgctatgacatgacacgatatgatatgatatgatacgatacgatacgatatgataagacatgatatgatataagttctattttctatgtctatgaaaaagaaatatttttacaaaaggaaagacaagcatgcatggtactcgccctcagcggcactcatatgtacatgtcactcttttatcctatgatatgttctacgtttccatgcagttattattcatacgcatatttcttactatgttcctatttatgccttacatactcagtacattactcgtactgacccctcttcttcgggggctgcgttcatgccgcgcaggtacacccaaaggatgcgaagttagcatagaagatgttccagcggagttggtaggctccatttgtcctggagtgctgccaagtcagagtatatgtactatgacgctatgttcgaggttagagactttgcagacagagtcgtgggtatagagtgtcagctttgtagacttcttcgccagtcgatatgttattatgtttcatgtcacgggtcccacatgatgatagattttacttataaaaaaaaatggagagtTTGCTGTGTATTTGTTTCTTAATTGATTCACaagtttatatgtgtaataagagtcagcgggttcgctcggctccgaatatggggtcgggtgcccatcacactctagtaggatcggggtgtgacatatgCTAAGGTTTGAGggaaagaaattggaggaaaggtgCAAACATGAACTTgaggatattttgagttgtaatttAACTTGGCTATGATTGTTAGTGTGTTTTAAGAAAAATCTTGTTACGAGGGATAATAGTTAATGTCGAGGAAGTGCTGTGTACAAGTGTATATGGGGTGCTCAATGGTATATCTTTACATGTTGTGAATATGAGGTCAAGGAGATCATATGaggttgttatgttaattgttggTTGTGGATTTTGtggtgatgattaagaaataggggaaaGACTTTCCATTTCACTTTAGAATCAAGTTATCATTGATATAAGTGATATACAAGCGCCATCTAAGTCAtatatgtattcctttgttataggagtGGTGCTCTAGTGGTGATAAGCTTGTTGTTGGATTATTTGGACGACTTGAGGGatgttaaggctaactcttctttcattttgACATGATCTATAACGAAACAAAGCGTAAACGAAAGTCATTCCATAACGACTCTACTCATAGATATGTTAGAAGCTTTTGTTCGTCAAAGAAAGTTTTGTTGATGATGGcggttccataatgataatcggaggtgcaacgaccttacgtcactccgatagagtcgtaacaCTTCTTTGTGCTCTcatgcatgcattatatatatatatatatatatatatattatgacaccgagccacgctatagtcggccgggtacggcacctattgtatacaccactgcagttgggtatggtaTGATGATGATAGCCCCAAAAAGTGGCTTAATGATGATGATACAGCCCCATATTGTGgcttatatgtgtgtgtgtgtatatatatatatatgtatgtatatgttttttttaaaagaaagcatgcatgtcatacgCCCCCCATTGGCATTCAGATGTACTAGTTGACTCTCTTTTATCTCAAGTTATTTTTATgtctttattatatatatatatatatatatatatatatatatatgtatatgtttttttaaaagaaagcatgcatgtcatacgCCCCCCATTGGCATTCAGATGTACTAGTTGACTCTCTTTTATCTCAAGTTATTTTtatgtctttattatgttgtttttcatgccttacatactcagtactttgtccatACTGACGCCCCTTTCCTGGGGCGCTGCGattcatgcccgcaagttcagGTAGGCAGGTTGACAATCCGCCCCTGTAGGTTGCTGACCAGCCGACATTAGAGCACTCCTCTAGTGTCGGAGTTGCAGTCTAGTTTTGGTacgatattcttttgtgtatatacgggtatggcagggccctgtcccgacctctTTATGTAaggtactccagtagaggctcgtagacagtcatggTTTAGCTTGATTTTGTATGGTCCCTTTGGCCTATATTTTCGTTGTATAGTACTTCTCagtagctttgtcggcttgcttagTTTTTAATCAGTATAGTTGTATAGTATGTCTTCTTGGGCTCATCAATTTCTCAGTATATTTCTAATATGTTTAGCAGATTTTCACCTGGTGACCCCTGAGGTCCACTTCTGTTCATGATTATGATAGGAAAGTATGTTTAGCGGTGCTCGACAAGTAGGGCCCGGGTCCCCCTCATGGCCTCTAATTTGGGTTGTGACATATTGCAACTGAAAGTATCACCATCATTTATTGGAATTTTAAAGCGTGAATGTGCAATTCGTCAACCAGGAAGAATGGAAGCAGCTACACCAGAAGTATATGTTGCCCATGCTATATATCCTTTAGACTGTATTGTTGCGAGTAAAGCACGATATAAGAATGTTTTTCCTGTTCCTCCTGGACCATCAATAAAAAATGCTCCTGCACTATGTGAGAATATTCTCTCAATAATTATATTATAAGCTTTAAGTTGATTTCTATTTAGCTTCTTGTACAGTGACATGTTTTTTTCACTAACAATGATTGCTCTCTCAAATGAACTTCCTTTGCTCTTTTGCTGTTTTGGACGGCTTGATTGTTTCTTGAAATAGTTTATATTCATTTACATCAGCTGTCATCAAATACAGTATATCATTAGTATGATTCAAAACTTGAATTGGATTTCGCTTCTTCCAATATTAGGTAGTAGCTTGTAATCTTCAGACATGGCTTGTTCAAATTGTTCCCACAATTCTCTTGGGTTCACTGGATTGCAATACACTAATAATGTAGCAAACAAACAtcttaaattatgtgacatttGATAATTTGTTGCTTCTAACGTATATTCAATCAAATTGTTATCACAATGTAGAAGATCTAGTTTTTCAACAAATTCTCTGAAGGTACTACATGTTTCTCCATTAAAAATTCCTAAATCTTTGcatgattttggtcctttaacattcattaacaacaatgtTAGATAATAGCGTTCACCTTCTGTTGGATGGCGATAGTACGCCCTTTTCTCCGGCGTGTCCACATTCTGTCCTTGGTAGACCATACAAAATATTTAGGAAATTTCCTATATAACAAATTAAGTTCTATAGCATCTTTGTTAATTCTATTCATGTGAAAAAATTCAGTTAGCATGGTTTGTTTACTCAAAATATTATTTACACCGCATATATATCAACATTGTTTCTAAACGAAACATATTGTTGTCCTTCAAGATGAATTTGAAGGGCACATACACTTAATGACCTTTCACTGATAGAGAAACCAAAGAAGCGCCATGTAGCTTTCGGTGGTAATACCCATCTAGCAgattcatatttttttatttagtcTATTTCTACATTTCTCTCATTAGCatgtacaaaaaaaataaaaaattatcgtgtcttttatttatatatttgtaTAGATACTTAACAACTTTAATGTCAAAGCACTCTTCAACATTCAgatgaaaaattaattttttcaagCAAGGGTTGTATGGGACAACCCACAAATTGTCCAAGTGGTGCTCTTATTTTTACTGTTACTCCTATATTTCGTCTTCTATAAGTTGGATAAGAATCATCTCCTTTGATGTATAATTGACGCACATCATTAGGCCCACCAATAAAAGAATTTGAAAGAAATATTCTCTTCCCAATATTTGAAGCATCTCTCTCACCCAATCTCAAAATATCAATGAGTCCTTGTAGTACATCTATTATGAATAAATCCTGATTAAATGAATAAAAATTCAATCTTCAAGTTTTATATATTCGCCAACCGTATATTGCTGAAATATTATTCCAGTGTGTAAGATTTCATCTTCCTCATCATCTATCATTTGCAGTATGTAACAATAATATTCGTGAACATACATTGTTTCTCGTTTTCTATTTTCCTTCTTTGGAATATCATCCTCCATTTCAAGATACCCGTCGAGAGAGCAGACACTTCGTATGTATGGTATCTTTTCATTTTCACGAAGGCCCTTAGCGAAATGTCATTCACCTTTTTCACCCTTTAAAATAGATTTCACACTAGGCAAAATAGTGATTTAGCTATTTCCGTAATATTTAGTACTGCAAAATCAACTAAATTTTTtctattaatatttttcttaactGTGATATACCATATTTATAAAAGAAGTAGCAGCAAAATCAAAGTAGGAAACTAACGTGCATACTCCTTTTAGGTTTAGGAGTCCTTTCT
Encoded proteins:
- the LOC132639153 gene encoding uncharacterized protein LOC132639153; this encodes MVYQGQNVDTPEKRAYYRHPTEGERYYLTLLLMNVKGPKSCKDLGIFNGETCSTFREFVEKLDLLHCDNNLIEYTLEATNYQMSHNLRCLFATLLVYCNPVNPRELWEQFEQAMSEDYKLLPNIGRSEIQFKF